The genome window TTTTAGAGAGTGTGTGAGAACGCACTCAGCCTGTTGACATGTCAGGAAAAACGTACTTAATTGGACGTGCTTTCTTTATAACTATCAGAAAACGCGTCCAGTTGGTTGTGCTTTCCCTTACATTTTTACAGGAAATCTTGTCCAATTGGATGCACTTTTCTTGACATGTCAGTAGGAAAGCTCATTTAACTGGGCGTGATTTCATACACTCCCTTCAAAAATAATCTATTTctctaacttttaaaaaaaacgacCTATTTAgctaattaacttttttttcggTATATTCAACTAATTTAACCCCAtttattaagagttaaattgtattttgttcattttattcaaaatataaataaattagttcctatatattagataaaaagtaaatcggtcattctgttaaaaactGATCTATATATGTCAAAATAAGGTACATACCACacatcaatttttaacaatagaaatagatgaaattttaataaaaatgatgagTTTGATTTACTTATCTTTTTAGTAaaggaaagaaattaaaatttattttttattacaagaatttctataatatttttacagGTTTTCTTATTTGGgagggaaaaaaaaacacaacacTTCATCAAAGCATGTCTTCAAGGCTTTTTTTGGGGTTTGCAGAAACccatgtgtgtgtgtgtgttctCTTTTACTAATGGATTTGCAGGTTTTGACCACAGTTGCATTGTTCTTGTTCTTTTTCATGGTCAGTTTCAGTTAgtcatatttcatttgaaaattgcaaaaagaaaaaccctttCTCTCTCTGAAATTATCTGCAATTTCTGGGGTTGTGCCATTGTTTATTGCAGAGCCTATGACACACACATTATATATTCGGGGAGGGATCATTTGgtggaaaattaaattgattttatattattttataattttttatattattaatattttaacaatttaattattaaatttattatgatatttatatttgtcatgcatgtaaattttttaatcgaTCTGAAATATTCATCATATGgatctaaaatttatttatattaatatatatttaatggttgaagatgttttcatataaaatgaatagttaaaatatttaatttatgtcaatTTTGACGTGATTAATCTACATGAATGAAGTATAAAAtatgacaaattttaaaatatttatcgtataaaagttataaaattatataaaatactttaattttacactGGTTTAAGTGAATTCCTcctagtatatataaatatacctTTTGTAGTTTTATCTTATATTGTTTCTAATACCTAATAGTTGCATACATTagacaaaatttacttaaaatacATCTATATCGTTGATCGCTAAAAGTACTATGGAAATCTCTATACTAGGgggtcagattgcattttgccctttttacttaaaaaatgggcAAGTTTGTCATTGTATGTTAGATTAAATagcaaattgaccatttttgtgaaaaaaattcatccatttcaaCTATTAAAAACTAGCATAGCTGATAGAATAATCAAATTGTTACACATGGTGTCCCACATGTACCTCATTTTAACGTATAGGGGTCGATTTTTAACCgtagaaatgaataaaatttttaataaaagaatcaatttactctttgatctaatgtacgtGGACTAATTTACTCGCTTTTCAAGGAAAGATGACAAAATGTAACATGACTTTTAGTACACATGCTTTCATGATTCTTTTATCCTTTTTAATCACATCTAATATTGCAGTTTATTTCAGCAGCAATACCAAGCTGCCTAAACCAATTAGTGGTGAACCTTGGAACTAAATTTTAGggctaattaaattttttaaaaatattaggagttcaatgagatttttttaaaaaaattggggtcaaattatttctttttaaaattttgtgaaattaatgataatttcccaaaatttttaggagagtttaattaattgtttttttaaaaaataaaaggtataataaaaattgcaaaattttgagggaatttaaataaaaatttccaaaattttgggTAGGCAAGACCCCATTGGTCACCATTACCATTCGCCCCAGAAACTAATAAAATTGGTGTATTATAAAAATGGTTTTTAAATCGGACCGATAGTTGAATCAACCAGGTCACTAATTTGTCAGTTCAATTGGTccgattaaatttttaaaaaaaaattagttcaacTAGTTCAGCCGTTGATTTAATTAGTTTGTATCGGTTTCTAATCTAACCGGTTCAAAGTCGCTTTTCAAACCTCAACCTCAACCAATTCTCAATCCAACCAATCAGCCCGATTCCATTACGGTGAATATAGAATCAATAAGGAATGAAGTtatggtttattattattattattattatccatTAGAGAAATGTTGGGTGCTGAGAAAGTAAGTTCCAAAAGCAGAGATGTGTTTTCAATTGCATATGGTACAGTGGAGTTGTCCACCATCAAAATAAGGAAAAGCTTGggtcaaattatgattttgatcCTTTTAGTATACTTAAATTGGTGATATAGTCCATAcactttaatttgacataatttgacctttttacttttatagTATCATTAATTAGTCCATATagttaatacttttaattattttacttaaaacatAGATGTGAATTTTAACCTCAATAGTTAATGGTATCATGTTAGTATGATGAGTTGAAAGGAGTGTTACGTCAACATTTTAACCGCAGTAATTAACAGTGTTCACCATTTGAATtaactaatgatattataaaagtagatatacaaaattatgtcaaattaaaggcaaatactaaatttcaaatttgagcatTGTAGAGGGACCAACaccaaatttaaccaaaaataattgTTACACTTAAAATGTGCACCACTTGAATATTCCTTGGCCTGACCTGGTTCCATTTcaaggtttaaaaaaaaaagagaagctTTTTCTCCATGTTCTTAAGGATCATAAAGTGAtccaaaattttggaaaattttcatgatatcctttaaaatatttgaaaattttaattaggtcccttaaaaaattttagaaattctaATAGagcctttcaaaaattttaattagaccctccaaaatttttgaaaattcttattaatCTTCTcgaaatcttttaaaattttaattaaaccccctaaagtttttgaaaatattaagtaaacCCTTCCAAGATTTAATGTCACGTTTCGTCGCCGCCAGTGGCAGGGCCCCAGCTCCCCtagaatgaaaaattttcatttaagcctttataatttataaaattttaaattagtaatggtaaaattgtattttgaccccccaaaagataaaaatttaatttaatcatttaaaaattataaagacataaactattaaaatgataatattatatttttagtatcgtaaaaatatacaatttaattcagcCCAAAAAAATTTGTGACTCCGCCACTACCATCGCTTTTCCTAAAAAAAGAAGCAGCTATTATCTCCATGTTCTAAGGCTCATAAAGTGCTCCAAAAAGGCATAAGATTTAATCTCTAATACGGCAATGTCCTTCACATTTTCATCTTCATCTGtcttctctttttgtttttctcagACCACAAGACACAAAAATATTAGTAcattatttggttttaaaagGTGAGGCCAACTGTAatgcattaataataatattattattagagGTCAATTCCTCAATTGATTCCAAATCTTCTTTAAATCAGCTGAAATGAAAGACCAAAACTCAAATTCATAGTACAGATATAAAGCATTTCTTTTTTTGAGATTATAATGCATGATTTACGgcgaaaacaaagaacaaaaaaaaggaaaaaaagtgatcaatttagtccccataAAGTCACCATCTACATGAGGGACACATTTGCATGTTCTGTGAATGATATTGGGTGGGGAAATATTggatgaaaaagaaataataacaaaggCCCACCATTGATCACCTAAATAATGTGCTCTGTTGAGCCATGAGAGGTTGGGAGGAATTGTGTTTTCTGGGTACACTGGTGGATTTTCGTATTAAgtagtttaattgattttttttaaaaatttttgggagtttaatgagaatttttaaaaaatagagagactacaaatgacattttgaaaaagtaaaggactaaaaaggatcaaattataataaagagattaaattcgCAAAAAATCGATAACATAAAGACTTTCTGTATAATTTGAtagcataatgataaatttagttcctaatacttatattttttcacttttaccccaatttctttctttttatttttggatcaCTTTAGATCCCAACTTTCAAAAACTAATCAAAATGCATTCATTTGGGTCGagaaaaaatttcataaaagaaGTTCAGAAAGTTATCTATATTAACAATGAATTATATGAGGATTACTagtattgtaaaaaaataaataatccaatcaacttttcttttcaacAAAAAGCATTTTGACTGAACTTTGAAAGTCGGGgattaaaatgataagaaaaaGTTAAGACTAGAGCGACAGCGACAAAAGTAATAAACATTAGGggtcaaatttgttattatgcctAATTTGACCGGTACGTGAAGGCTATGTTACTCTAACACCCCTACGCTGTCCTGAAAAGCCAACATAGTAAAGTCCCGTGAGAGCATTTCCCAACTgcttttaaaccgaaaaaaaaaaaaccatagttttattattatttttcaaccaTAACTCAAAAAACTGTAAACTGCCATCTTTTGGAATCTTTTAACAGTACCTCAAAATTGTAAAACATCATCAGTTCCCTAAATCATGTTTTGTCCTTTCTACCACCTGCTTTCTTTTTACCACTTGAACAGTTGAACTAGATATATGTACAAGATGTAATCTTGTCAAAAGAGGTATTATGGTGTTTATTATTATCGATCCATTACTCAAATAAAATCGACCCGGTTCTCTTTATTGTAATAGTGAAAGTTTGCATCATCATGCAAGCCACCCtataatttaaccatatcccACAGAATCAAACATTTGAGTTCATAGGATTTGTTAGTTAAGATTCATGATTGTGTTCTAGGAAGTTAAGCTAAATATTTGATATGAAAGTATATGAGGAAAGGTATCTTGCAAGTTGCTAGGTTTTTGGACCCACTATAACAAAGaatattaacaatatttttgaaattagagGATATATATATGGAAGTTGTTAAGAGATCCCTGTATTATAAGAATTATATATATCTAATTAGtatctttattattaaatagattaattcaACCCAcgtattattaaaaagaatcaaataaaataaaattgtaatggAGTTAATATTTACGGTTTAACaaagttgatatttttaaaggttttatgattttatagAAGACTTTTTTTGTTTAGaattgaactaaaaataaataaattttaagatatttttaatacgttggacttatttgattttttaatagtatagagATTACTTTGATATATACAGTCCCTATAATACAAGGATCTCCCAAATATTTTACCATATATATAAAGGGCTGTACCTGGTTTGTTCACAAAGCCAACATGATAATGGCAATGGaatttataatattgaaatgaGATTTGACAGTAAAGGCAAGGACCCCTTTTAAAGGCCAAGTTGTTGACCCCATTTTCGTGTACAACCTACAACAAGAGAGCATCATCATAAGGACTGGTTTTAGTAACACACTACTAGGGGAAGGGCCTTTTTGCTTTATTGAagattttaaatctaatataatGATTTCGGTGTGAGATTATTTGATGGTTAAGTTTACTAATAAATGTGTATTTTTTTAGTACATTAAGAAggataaaatcataattaaattagacGGGCCAGGTTATTTCAGAGAAATCATTATGCAAGTTTTGAAGGGGGTTGCATATACCTATATATGTTCAAAGGTCTTGAAAATGCTATTACTGTTAATCAATCGGCTACTCGGTTACGTTCTCTAAATACATGTGTCACTTTAATCATTTAAGGCAATTgagtaataataaatatgtaattttaaaaagcaCATCATCAATAAagtaatgaataattttaaaagatcattaaaaataaatataagtgcATGTAGGTTCGTATAAACCTGTTCATGATCTAAACTACTCGCCTAGGTCTGAAGGTTTGCCCAAAATTTGAGaaagtttggacaaaaatattaaacctgaaaaatgagcttgggcaaaaaagttaggctcatttaaaatatgagctGAGCCCAAGCTTGACCTGGCGTGACCCTTTTTTAAGTTTGTAGTGTTTTacattatgttattttttatatgttatgtaatttataacacataaaaattaatctatagcaatatataataatataatgtaaacattaaaagatattaacataattatatataatattttttttggtagaaaatGACAACATTAGCGATTACATTAGATAAAAACATAATCAAGAGTAAATAGACATGTTGCGATCTCTTCCCAACAAGTTAATGACCGAAGCTGGTGGGGATCTAAATAAATGTATCAAAGAGCTACCTGTATTAGTACATTTAGTTATGTGATCAACAACACCAGCTCaatccatgaacacctctaagctcatacactatcaaaatatttagaaattcccATGACTATTTTTagtaatgaaaaggaaaaattttctattaattttgaagagatcttattttttataaaagtttttatttatctttgtaatttcaagtttaaaattgtattattttaagttaataaatatgCATTTTCCTCTcgcattgattttttttttgtcaataaaaattatatttaaggaCTAAAAATCTTACTGTTGTCTGCTTGTTGACAAACGGTGTCCTACAATTGGAAAGGACTAAAAAAATGAGAGTCAAATATGGATATGCAGTTGCAGAAATAATAGACCGGCATGATCGAGAGCTCGAGGTTGCAGACATTAGCTCTGGATTTGTTGAATGTCATTTCTTTAGAGTGGTTGCTTAAAACGAAGTTTTCATAGATAACCGGCGTATGTGGTTCTTTGAGCTTGGCTAGAACATGCAATTTTGGACCATAGGAGATtgtgaaaagaaataaaatttcaaatgaattatgtGTTTGGAACTGTAATTTTCCATGCTGGTTAATCTAAGTTACATTAATCACCATCTGTAATTTTCCACTTAGGGAGACTTATTATTTGCTCCACAAGGCAAAAAAGGATGGGAAAAAAGTGTTTACATAGTATTAATGATGTTTGCTTTACAAAAATGTATTGACTGATTTGTGTTAAATCTATCACAAGTCAGTTCAATCGAGAGGTAACATCGAGAAAGATGTCTTCATTGCAAGGAATTGTGAGACCACCAGTAGGATGACTATATCCAAACTCTTCTTCTGACTTGCCTAGAAAATCTTGAAATAAAGGCTGGTTCAAGAACGACACCGGTATCACGAACCTCTTCTGGTTTTCTCCGACATAAACCGCAAGGTAGCCCTTGGGAACTTTCTTAGAGCTAACGATACGAGGCAAGCGGATAGCCATTGTTGTTTTCCGATAGACGTATGCTttgaaaaaggaagaagaggGAAGATTTCAGATAACTTGGGGAAGCAAGCTTGAGAATGTTGAAGGTAGGTGTTGGCAATGAACTTAATCTTACTTGTATATATAGATGTAAGGGGCAGAGAGGAAATCATGTTCATCTACTATTAAGTGGGGGATATGGAATGAGTGGTGAAGGTGCAATTGATGGGGTCTGATCCGTAATGAGAAAGACATGGGTTCATGGGGAATCACATGGTGTTGTCTTCCAAAGGATGATAAAGAATTCCATGGCTAAGGCTTGAAAGAATAACCGACTAAGGACAGACTGCTTTGCCGTTTATTTCAGGCTACATTTGAGACATATAATCTGTCAGACAATGACAGGAAACATATAACATGGGTGACCTTGACCTCTCCTATTACACTCATGTCTTCCTTTGGTGAGTAACTTGTAAGACAAGCCCTTCTGAAGAGCGCCTTAAGTGTGTGGACATGCTACAACTAGTCCTCATCGGAACCCCAATTGGTTGCATTTTATTCTGGTTGTTGTCTATGCCATGCTACAATCAAATTGTTCCATTACAATATTAAGCCTTGACAGCTAACCAAAATTTTCTGGTATGTTGTGCTATATATAGATATGAATAACCATAGAGATGAATCTGTTTTTAATCCACATTTCTGATATTGTTGAGTTCTCTGCATATATAAGTTCAAGTCACTTTGTCTATATAGTTAAAAATTGATTTCTGGCTTTTGAAGAACAGTGAGACATAGGTATTAATTCTTTGTCAAATCTGCATTAAGaaaattactttgaaatttatgaaagaaaatttatcatttaataaccTTACTAATATGCAAAAAAGAATACTTGTAGTCTATGTTACCAGGACTTGAGCTTGAGTATTTACGGGTGTTCTCgaatttttctaagttttttttttccttatatttGGAGGATCATATACTTTATATTCGTGTTTGAATTTGTGCCAGACACTTGtattttgaagaaaatgaagagtccAACTACAAATGATTTTATCTTGATTTTAGAGGCAAGCTTGAGACATGTAATGTGTTATACAATGACCAGAAGGAAGCAAATATGGACTACCTTGACATTCTATGTAGACTcgactaagaaaataaatataaaaaacagcAAGATTTTATCTTTCTTTGCTGTTGAAACACAACTAAAAATTGGGGATAAGACACTTTTCTTCAAGGTcaaaatcttttatatatttggagGATCATACTCTCATACTTACAGCCAAATATGTGTTGGATATAGGTGTTAGAAGTTAGAACAGAtgctttaagaaaaatgaagagtctaTATAACTTAGCATGTTGGTTGAAGTAAATTTTGAACAATGTAGATCATTTACagtaaaaataaagatgaaactAACAATAACAGGGGAAACtctgaaaagaaataaaatttgaaatggaCAATGTGTTTAGAACTGCCATCTTTTGTACTGATTGATAGAAGTTACACTAACAACCATCTCTAACTTTCCACTTAGGGAGACTTGTATTTGCTCCCCAAGGCAGAAAAGGATGGGAAAAAGGTGTTTACATAGTGTTAGTTTTGTTTGCTTTACAAAAATGTATGGGTTGATTTGTGTTAAATCTCTCACAAATCAGTTCAACCGAGAGGTGACAACGAGAAAGATATCTTCATTGCAGGGAATTGTGATACCGCCGGTAGGATGACTATATCCGAACTCTTGTTCTGACATGCCAAGCAAATCTTGAAATAAAGGCTGGTTCAAGAATGACACTGGTATCACGAACCTCTTCTGGTTTTCTCCAACGTAAACTGCAAAGTAGCCCTTGGGAACTTTCTTAGAGCTAATGATACGAGGCATGCGGATAGCCATTGTTATTTTTGATAGATGAATGCTTCTAAAACGGAAGAAGAGGAAGATCTCAGAGAACTGTAGTACTTTGAGAATGTGAAGATAGGTGTTGCCAATGAACATTTTCTTCTTTGTATATATAGATGAAAGGGGTAGACAGAAAAATCATGTTCCTGTGTTGAGTGGGGATGTTCAATGAGTGGTGAAGGGGAAATTTCTGGGGTCTGATAACTAATAAGAAAGACATGGCTTCATTAGGGGAGGATCACATGGTGCTGTCTTGTAACTCATTATCAAGAATTCCACGGGAAAGGCTTTGAAAAATTAGTTTGCCTATCCCTTAAGGCAATAGAAACCGACCAAGGACTGGTCGAATGAAAGATCTGGGCCAGTAAAATTCTTCTTTACAATAGGAGAGTTGTACCACTTCACCATTTATGCCAGTGCCTACTTTAGAGACATATAATCTATCAGAAAATGACAGGAAACATGTAACATGGGTGACCTTGACCAAGCATGTTGATTTTAATAAGGTATGGATCTTGTAAGACAAACCCTTGTGAAGAGCACCTTAAGTGTGTCCTACAGGTTGCAAGTAGTCCTCATCAGAACCCAACTAGTTGCATTTTATCCTTGTTGTTGACTAGCCGTGCTGCAATCAAATAGTACTATGGAGTTGAAGACAATATTCAGCTTGACAGCTCACTAAATTTCTGGTATGTGCTGCTATATATGGATGACCTTGCAGATGAACCTGTTTTTAGTCCACTTATTTGATGGCATGGCATGTTAAGTGTTCTCTGCATATTTTGACGattcattattatatataaagactAATTCCTACTTGAGAAAAGAACGAAGCTTTAACTCTTTGGCTAAAAGATTGCAATAAGGGGATATAAGACTATTCATTATTATAGTCTATGTTACTCGGGCTAGTGCTTGAATGTTGAATacattttctatgttttttcatatatttggagaATCATGCTATTTTGGACTCATGTTTGAATATGTGTTGGATGCATGTATTCTAATGAAAATGAAGAGTCCGAATAACTTAGAACAAGGTAGATCATTTACAGTTAATTTAAAGATAGGAAATTCTGGAAGtaaataaaattccattttattGATGCGTTTTGAATTGTCATTTTCCATACTGATTGATAGAAGTTACAGTAAGCACCACCTCTATTTTTTCACTTAGGGAGACTTGTATCTGCTCCCCAAGGCAAAAAGGATGGAGGAAAAAATGTTTACGTGGTGTTAGTGATTTTTGCTTTACAAATTTGTATAGGCTGATTTGTGTTGATTCTCTCACAATCAATTCAAACAAGAGGTAACATCGAGAAAAATGTCTTCGTTGCAGGGAATTGTGAGACCGCCTGTAGGATGACTATATCCATACTCTTCTTGTGACATGCCAAGCAAATCTTGGAATAAAGGCTGGCTCAAGAACGACACTGGTATCACGAACCTCTTCTGGTTTTCTCCAACATAAACTGCAAAGTAGCCCTTGGGAACTTTCTTAGAACCAATGATACGAGGCAAGCGGATAGCCATGGTTGTTTTCCAATAGAGGTATGCTTCAAAAGGGTAGAAGAAGATCTCCGAGAACTGTAGTACTTTGAGGATGTGAAGATATGTGCTGCATATGAACATAATCATACTTGTATATATAGATGTAATGGGGCCAAAGGGAATGAGTGGTGAAGGGACATATTGCTGGGGTCTGATCAGTAATGAGAAGGACATAGGGTCATGGGGAATCACATGGTGTTGTCTTCCAAAGGATTATCAAGAATTCATTGGTAAATCACATGGTCTGATCAGTCATGTGTTAACTTCAATGAGTAACTTGTAAGACAAACGCTTGTGAAGAACACCTGAAGTGTGTCTTATAGGCTGCAACTAGTCCTCGTCAGAACCCAACTTCTTGCATTTTTATCCGTCTTGTTGTCTATGCTGTGCTGCAATCAAATTGTACCATGGGGGAGAAAGACAATATTAAGCCTGACAGATGAATATGATTTTAATCCACATTACTGATGGCATGTTTGTGGAGTTCTCTGCATATATTGACCATTTATTAGTAACAGTAAGCTTAACACTTTAGCTAAATGAATGGGATAAGGGGAGATAAGACGACTGGTCAAAAGGGAATTTGAATAGAAGAAGTGATGATGATGGTGGCCTTACATTCCACTTGCTGACATCTATATATTAAGTAGTCATTGTTTGCAAAAAGGAGAATAAAAGTGGGTGGTGAATTTTACTTTGAATTTCCTTTACAGGAACAATGGAGACAAAAGAATACA of Gossypium raimondii isolate GPD5lz chromosome 3, ASM2569854v1, whole genome shotgun sequence contains these proteins:
- the LOC128039877 gene encoding auxin-induced protein 15A-like, which codes for MAIRLPRIVSSKKVPKGYLAVYVGENQKRFVIPVSFLNQPLFQDFLGKSEEEFGYSHPTGGLTIPCNEDIFLDVTSRLN
- the LOC128039874 gene encoding auxin-induced protein 15A-like, with amino-acid sequence MFIGNTYLHILKVLQFSEIFLFFRFRSIHLSKITMAIRMPRIISSKKVPKGYFAVYVGENQKRFVIPVSFLNQPLFQDLLGMSEQEFGYSHPTGGITIPCNEDIFLVVTSRLN
- the LOC128039879 gene encoding auxin-induced protein 15A-like; translation: MAIRLPRIIGSKKVPKGYFAVYVGENQKRFVIPVSFLSQPLFQDLLGMSQEEYGYSHPTGGLTIPCNEDIFLDVTSCLN